One stretch of Candida orthopsilosis Co 90-125, chromosome 3 draft sequence DNA includes these proteins:
- a CDS encoding Bsd2 protein (S. cerevisiae homolog BSD2 has role ubiquitin-dependent protein catabolic process, metal ion transport, protein targeting to vacuole and localizes to endoplasmic reticulum, fungal-type vacuole membrane) — protein MTAYERLSRNSEDREDSDDVSDSRCQQSTSNLLSQPSDNNTTTDTTTTPSPISSSSSSIPNQNDLESQAPPHLTPKQRIIRVLNHLLPVKQTYERLNNGLQTGRMQANRPGRFIGQGTDGVFQNLMAKPDTASAIEQQQRELHPPTYEEASQDNSPEYWESTMISPMFEDEVFVQGLPVGNIANFIWNALVTVAFQFIGFILCYLLHTSHAAKQGSRLGLGINLVMYGWDVLPTVLGNAKEVPQKIQVADPNDYEIEKSAKITGKVDNYIASGFFVQNSDNNGANSDGVVDGSEYGNTSAPYIAYGLISFGLFIIIKSIVDFYKVKQLERSILNPSLGGATNTTTTTTSTTATETQNAPGGTSRENNANDQAEQDPTDLR, from the exons ATGACAGCTTATGAGAGA TTGAGCCGGAATAGTGAGGACAGAGAAGACAGTGATGATGTTTCAGACAGTAGGTGCCAACAGTCGACTTCAAACTTACTCTCGCAACCATCTGacaacaacaccaccacTGACACCACCACTACGCCCTCGCcgatatcatcatcatcatcgtcgATACCAAACCAAAACGACTTGGAATCACAAGCACCACCACATCTTACCCCAAAACAGCGCATAATACGAGTTCTTAACCACTTACTACCCGTGAAACAAACTTACGAACGACTCAATAATGGATTACAAACAGGTCGAATGCAAGCCAACAGACCAGGCAGATTTATTGGACAAGGAACCGATGgtgttttccaaaacttgATGGCAAAGCCCGATACCGCCTCTGCTATTGAACAGCAACAACGTGAATTACACCCACCAACTTATGAAGAAGCTAGCCAGGATAACAGTCCGGAGTATTGGGAATCAACCATGATCTCACCCATGTTTGAGGACGAAGTATTTGTTCAAGGGTTGCCAGTGGGAAATATTGCCAATTTCATCTGGAATGCATTAGTCACTGTCGCTTTCCAGTTCATTGGATTCATCTTGTGTTATTTATTACATACTTCGCATGCTGCTAAGCAAGGGTCTCGATTAGGGTTGGGAATTAACTTGGTTATGTATGGATGGGATGTTTTGCCTACGGTTTTAGGGAATGCAAAAGAGGTCCCTCAAAAGATTCAAGTCGCTGATCCAAATGATTATGAAATTGAGAAGAGTGCCAAGATAACGGGTAAAGTTGATAATTATATAGCACTGGgattttttgttcaaaatctGGATAATAATGGTGCCAATTCGgatggtgttgttgatggttcTGAATATGGTAATACTTCTGCTCCTTATATTGCTTACGGGTTGATATCATTTGGATTATTCATAATCATAAAAAGTATAGTTGACTTTTACAAGGTTAAACAGTTGGAAAGGTCAATATTGAATCCATCACTTGGAGGTGCCACTAATACTACCACTACTACCACCTCGACAACGGCCACGGAAACTCAAAATGCGCCAGGTGGCACTAGTCGAGAGAATAA
- a CDS encoding Wsc1 cell wall component, producing MIHSLLSNLLHHHHHHSYIIVTLLLISQLTHVNAAWYPSAKSVGCYSQISNGDSQGDYQFQSSGYCSAVGCPNSQYIAIKDKECICLSSLPSSSYKEDSSSCNIACPGYDSEMCGGSNDYSIFVGKGNDGDDDSSSSSADSSASSATEGGNNNAASSSTNSQQSSSTANDNSASSDDSNSSNAAATISAITTQTTTTNINPGSTVVTSTVSSSDDNGGVVYRTITQSASTKTSSSQSQSTHPSSATSSESIAKTESSTTSGSTSSSTSSSDTKESNSNSDSSGGNKSSVGAIAGGVVGGVVGAILLAGIAIFFIRKRRSQDDYDDDYDEEGFYNEKPVTGGGLGGGAGVGVGGSISRTVGSHKGSRKNNKQKPHSPLDMPMANPFQHPDDDLVSNNTSTTTTGNPSIRQYQMNGMGNNANNAEFIDPRLNPVMMGRKRLSDGSLADEAAADYTRKVLQVANPDES from the coding sequence ATGATACATTCGTTATTACTgaatcttcttcaccaccaccatcaccacTCTTATATCATTGTCACACTACTTTTAATATCTCAACTCACCCACGTTAATGCTGCTTGGTACCCTTCTGCCAAACTGGTTGGTTGTTATTCACAAATATCCAATGGTGATTCCCAGGGAGattaccaatttcaatcctCAGGTTATTGTTCAGCTGTAGGATGTCCCAACAGTCAATATATTGCCATAAAAGATAAAGAATGCATATGTTTATCAAGTTTACCTTCTAGTTCATATAAGGAAGATAGTTCAAGTTGTAATATTGCTTGTCCTGGTTATGATTCTGAAATGTGTGGTGGATCTAATGATTATTCAATATTTGTTGGTAAAGGTAATGATGGGGATGatgattcatcatcttcatcggCTGATTCTTCTGCTTCTTCTGCCACCGAAGGTGGTAACAACAATGCcgcatcatcatcaaccaataGTCAAcaatcttcttcaactgcAAATGATAATAGTGCTAGTTCAGATGATAGCAATTCTTCCAATGCAGCTGCTACAATTTCAGCTATAACTACACAaacaaccaccaccaacatCAATCCTGGCTCAACTGTAGTCACCAGCACTGTTAGTTCCAGCGATGATAATGGAGGTGTAGTCTACAGAACAATCACTCAAAGTGCATCAACCAAGACCTCATCTTCACAATCACAATCTACTCATCCATCATCAGCAACCTCATCCGAGTCAATTGCAAAGACAGAATCTTCCACTACATCTGGTTCTACATCTAGCTCCACATCTTCAAGTGATACCAAAgaatcaaactcaaactcAGATTCAAGTGGAGGTAACAAATCTTCAGTTGGCGCCATTGCTGGTGGAGTAGTTGGAGGTGTTGTCGGAGCAATACTTTTAGCAGGTATTGcaattttctttatcaGGAAACGGAGATCTCAAGATGActatgatgatgattatgatgaagaaggattTTATAATGAAAAACCGGTCACTGGAGGTGGCCTTGGAGGTGGTGCCGGAGTTGGAGTTGGAGGCTCAATCTCACGCACAGTTGGATCACACAAGGGGTCAAGAAAGaataataaacaaaaaccaCATTCACCTTTGGATATGCCAATGGCTAATCCATTCCAACATccagatgatgatttagtACTGAATAATACATCAACTACAACCACAGGAAATCCAAGTATACGACAGTATCAAATGAATGGTATGGGAAACAATGCAAATAATGCAGAATTTATTGATCCAAGATTAAATCCAGTAATGATGGGTAGGAAACGATTATCTGATGGATCATTGGCTGATGAAGCAGCTGCCGATTATACTCGGAAGGTTCTACAAGTGGCAAACCCCGATGAGAGTTGA